In Trichocoleus desertorum NBK24, the following are encoded in one genomic region:
- the opcA gene encoding glucose-6-phosphate dehydrogenase assembly protein OpcA: MAKQSSPVVSLQAPKDVSLSEIDGELGKIWQSYSATGDDGSFPVATRAATFSLIVYEPEETQHLLADLGFYTGPIDGITGPRMEAALRTAQETYGLPVTGRATSEILQKLQEEVTKKRTSAASDASSSVSPSYARDARGAGVADAIASQNPCRIIALFPVSGEDEGVTAQVSAYCPVQKQSRSTLICCEYITLRGTETALDRASSLVSSLLISDLPKFLWWKATPEPNQALFRQLAGFSTCVIVDSSTFLEAETGLLKVQSLVEQGTHVADLNWRRLAPWQELTAEAFDPPERRAALTEVDRVTIDYEQGNPTQALMFLGWLASRLQWHPVSYEYEGGDYDLRRVRFVAADQRPIEAELAGMPTADYGDVGGDLMALRLTSTNPKADCCTVLCSETSGCMRMEAGGGAQACRIQQVSSLLDQKAENLLSQQLQSWGRDALYEESLAVSAQIAKLQERSAE, from the coding sequence ATGGCTAAACAGTCTTCTCCTGTTGTTTCTCTGCAAGCTCCCAAAGATGTTTCGCTCAGCGAAATTGATGGGGAACTTGGTAAGATTTGGCAAAGTTATAGTGCTACAGGTGATGATGGCTCCTTTCCTGTGGCAACCAGGGCCGCTACTTTTAGTTTGATCGTTTATGAACCGGAGGAAACTCAGCATTTACTGGCTGATCTCGGTTTTTATACGGGGCCGATTGATGGCATTACTGGCCCTCGTATGGAAGCAGCTCTGAGGACAGCCCAGGAAACCTATGGTTTACCGGTTACAGGCAGAGCCACTTCCGAAATCCTCCAGAAGTTGCAGGAGGAAGTCACCAAAAAGCGTACAAGTGCTGCCAGTGATGCGTCTTCCTCGGTCAGCCCTTCCTATGCCAGAGATGCCAGAGGGGCAGGGGTGGCAGATGCGATCGCCAGCCAAAACCCTTGCCGCATCATCGCTCTATTCCCCGTTTCTGGGGAGGATGAAGGAGTAACAGCGCAAGTTTCCGCTTACTGCCCCGTGCAAAAGCAAAGCCGCAGTACTTTAATTTGTTGTGAGTACATTACTCTGCGAGGCACAGAAACAGCGCTAGATCGAGCGAGTAGTTTGGTTTCTTCTCTGTTGATTAGTGATCTGCCAAAGTTTTTGTGGTGGAAAGCGACGCCTGAGCCTAACCAAGCCTTGTTCAGGCAATTAGCAGGTTTTTCTACCTGTGTCATCGTAGACTCCAGCACCTTCTTGGAAGCAGAGACTGGCCTACTCAAAGTCCAAAGTCTTGTGGAACAAGGAACTCATGTTGCTGACCTGAACTGGCGACGGCTGGCCCCGTGGCAGGAATTAACTGCGGAGGCTTTTGACCCCCCGGAGCGTCGGGCTGCCTTAACAGAAGTCGATCGCGTCACAATTGACTACGAGCAAGGAAATCCGACCCAAGCTTTAATGTTCCTAGGTTGGTTAGCAAGTCGGCTCCAGTGGCACCCTGTCTCTTACGAGTACGAAGGAGGCGACTATGATTTGCGGCGAGTACGGTTTGTCGCGGCTGACCAGCGCCCGATCGAAGCAGAATTAGCAGGAATGCCTACGGCTGATTATGGAGATGTAGGGGGTGACTTGATGGCCCTGCGTCTGACTTCGACGAATCCCAAGGCCGATTGTTGTACAGTGCTCTGCTCTGAAACCTCTGGTTGTATGCGGATGGAAGCGGGGGGTGGTGCCCAAGCTTGTCGCATTCAGCAGGTTTCCTCTCTATTGGATCAGAAAGCGGAGAATCTGCTCAGTCAACAACTCCAAAGCTGGGGTCGGGATGCACTGTACGAAGAAAGCCTAGCCGTGTCAGCTCAAATTGCTAAATTGCAGGAGCGCTCAGCCGAGTAA
- a CDS encoding cobyrinate a,c-diamide synthase — translation MALAIAGERSGVGKTTVTLALLAALRRRGLQVQSFKVGPDYIDPMFHTRVTGRACRNLDPVLTSEAYVQQCFARHVARVNCALVEGVMGLFDGATGTEDWASTAHIARLLNIPVLLVIDCSRLSRSVAAIAHGYRSFDSRLQLAGVVLNRVGSDRHLELLQSALEPLNLPILGVLRRQSEITIPDRHLGLVPTEELDQFNSLIDRLADLGETCFSWSSLLPLLNVPSSQRSEQSKGQDQNSLPQSQVRIAVARDRAFNFYYADNLDCLEQLGAELLPWSPLSDPHLPTGTQGIYLGGGFPEVFAEQLADNISGRNAVRAAIQSGLPTYAECGGLMYLCQQIQGFDQQSWPMVGILPTTAVMGGRLTLGYRRAIAQQTSPLVTAGTMVCGHEFHRSTLTKTAPEPLFQTCRYDQSSQEVPSLEGWRSHQVHASYLHLHWGSRPELAAQFVRSCAQFQPAIAKA, via the coding sequence ATGGCTTTGGCGATCGCGGGTGAGCGGAGTGGAGTTGGCAAGACCACGGTGACTTTAGCGCTATTGGCAGCCTTGCGGCGGCGAGGGTTGCAGGTGCAGTCTTTTAAGGTCGGTCCAGACTACATTGACCCGATGTTTCACACGCGGGTAACGGGTCGAGCTTGTCGCAACCTTGATCCCGTCCTTACTTCCGAAGCCTATGTTCAGCAATGTTTCGCTCGTCATGTAGCGCGGGTAAATTGTGCCTTAGTCGAAGGGGTGATGGGCCTATTTGATGGTGCAACGGGAACTGAGGACTGGGCCAGCACCGCTCATATTGCTCGCCTGCTCAATATTCCAGTTTTGTTGGTGATCGATTGCAGTCGTTTATCGCGTTCTGTAGCTGCGATCGCCCACGGCTATCGTTCTTTTGATTCGCGCCTTCAATTAGCTGGTGTGGTGTTGAACCGAGTTGGCAGCGATCGCCATCTGGAACTGTTGCAGTCTGCTTTGGAGCCGCTCAATTTGCCGATTTTGGGAGTATTGCGTCGCCAATCAGAGATCACCATCCCCGACCGTCATCTCGGGTTAGTCCCCACCGAAGAGTTAGATCAGTTCAACTCATTAATCGACAGACTCGCTGACTTGGGCGAAACCTGCTTCAGTTGGTCATCCCTGTTACCGTTGCTCAATGTGCCATCTTCTCAGCGTTCTGAGCAGAGTAAGGGTCAAGACCAAAACTCGTTGCCGCAGTCTCAAGTACGAATTGCTGTGGCTCGCGATCGCGCCTTCAATTTTTACTACGCCGATAACTTAGACTGCCTAGAACAATTAGGTGCGGAACTGCTCCCTTGGAGTCCTTTGAGTGATCCTCATTTGCCCACAGGAACGCAGGGAATTTATTTAGGTGGTGGCTTTCCGGAAGTTTTTGCCGAGCAGCTAGCAGATAACATCTCTGGACGGAATGCGGTACGAGCAGCAATTCAATCGGGCTTACCCACTTACGCTGAATGCGGCGGGTTGATGTATTTATGCCAGCAGATTCAAGGGTTTGATCAGCAATCTTGGCCAATGGTTGGTATTTTGCCGACGACCGCTGTGATGGGGGGGCGTTTAACGCTGGGTTACCGACGAGCGATCGCGCAACAAACCAGCCCCTTAGTCACAGCAGGAACGATGGTTTGTGGTCACGAATTTCACCGCTCAACTTTAACTAAAACCGCGCCTGAACCCTTATTTCAAACTTGCCGCTATGATCAATCGTCGCAGGAAGTACCCAGTCTAGAAGGCTGGCGATCGCATCAAGTTCATGCTTCTTATTTGCATCTCCACTGGGGTAGCCGACCCGAGTTAGCCGCTCAGTTTGTGCGTTCCTGTGCTCAATTCCAGCCAGCCATCGCGAAAGCTTAG
- a CDS encoding Crp/Fnr family transcriptional regulator, with translation MLTSVDRLLFVRGVPIFKELRDDFLVRLASIMDELSFPTKHTIFKEGQEGRSLYIVVSGRVRVHLSNQDLAQLEKGACFGEMSLFDAEPRSASVTTLETCECLVLTQQQLYDAIDETPGIALNIIRLLSRRIRELNQRINAQDAENQKLLSLYNRHVNSLQDNRLPSSY, from the coding sequence ATGTTAACCAGCGTCGATCGCCTGCTTTTTGTTCGAGGAGTGCCTATCTTTAAGGAACTACGGGACGATTTCCTCGTTAGATTAGCCTCCATTATGGATGAGCTTTCTTTTCCAACAAAGCACACCATCTTTAAAGAGGGGCAGGAGGGGCGATCGCTTTACATTGTGGTGTCTGGTCGAGTCCGGGTGCATCTCAGCAATCAGGATTTGGCGCAGTTAGAAAAAGGTGCTTGCTTTGGGGAAATGTCTTTGTTTGATGCAGAGCCACGTTCAGCGTCAGTCACAACTCTGGAGACCTGTGAGTGCTTGGTGCTTACGCAGCAGCAGCTCTACGACGCCATTGATGAGACTCCTGGCATCGCCCTCAACATTATTCGGTTGTTGTCCCGCCGCATTCGGGAGCTAAATCAAAGGATTAACGCTCAAGACGCTGAAAATCAAAAATTACTGTCTTTGTACAATCGTCATGTGAACAGTCTGCAAGATAACCGTCTGCCCTCTTCCTACTAA
- a CDS encoding HEAT repeat domain-containing protein, with the protein MTLKNRWLAKNSLGQKLLRWVNLRPEESERTMLMFAFYTTTSIGLLWLEASTVALFLKEYGADKLPWIYIASAGIGSGLGFLYSWMQRILPLRRVIVLTALLMAVPLLLFRFGLNVEDGATIGSITVLSLTVLLMRLWLEAIYVLNDLNTSITANQLFNIREIKRTFPLISSGVLVADVISGFSLPFLLSFIKVADVILIACLVMAIGAGVLFYLSQTYNQFFPEAPRRRLEEAHPDQLTARRLKGPLRRYVVLLFAFFMMAQVLFLLVDFQFLSQLENQNLSAQGLVGGIASFLGLFNGVLGVFELATQWFASSRVIERIGVFTAAMVLPIAIIVLGSFSMTGLVPLFVGLVILKFLDELLHYTLFTSTGPVLFQALPESVRSGLQSLVRGVAEPIATGLTGLSILGIIWFYKNTDLAIQLRDWIFLAQIIILAAIWLFTVWLLRSRYVGLLVVGAERGQLSISDVDLRELKRAVIETLNRPGTEADKRSCIELLSQIDPQNVGDALAPLIANLPPALQRQGLEAMLVYPNEAYLSQIRALIEQPLFPEVLAVALRYIWLTEREPDIRQLRPYLRPEVDPVVRGTAASLMLRRGTPRQKAEATNTLRQMLTHKKERERVMGCRALGEAVYLQALRLYIPNLLQDESLRVRCALLEAIAATHLDEYYPSLLRGLHYKSTREAAMRALVRLEDEAIPLLVDLAEDSHKPDLVRMQAWSAIGQIGTHKALDVLVAHLMTAWGATRRNVLRILLKIPHEQGIDAISDRLGRSGVETLIDQEILFIGQLYAALVDLNSEQILGGEAALLRRALEDVHTDAVERIFLLMKVLYPLEAIQAAALNLQSASPSSVAQGLEILDNTLDIANKRALLSVLDRRPELDKLQSLSGMVVYEPMSASDRLRYLLDLRYFLPDWPLACCFHLARQARWSLTSEQILACLRYPTGYVREAVLTYLQVASPRSLKELLPKLTNDPDRLVAAQVQQMMAELGLATPKAQPNGSKPPEQPTNFSDIAGFETI; encoded by the coding sequence ATGACGCTAAAAAATCGGTGGCTTGCTAAAAATAGCCTTGGCCAAAAGCTACTGCGATGGGTCAATCTCCGCCCAGAAGAGAGCGAGCGTACGATGTTGATGTTTGCTTTTTACACCACAACCTCTATAGGGTTGCTCTGGTTAGAAGCAAGTACAGTCGCTTTATTCTTGAAAGAGTACGGAGCCGATAAGCTACCTTGGATTTATATTGCCAGCGCCGGGATTGGTTCAGGACTAGGCTTTCTTTATTCCTGGATGCAGCGCATCCTACCGCTACGTCGCGTCATTGTTTTAACTGCTTTATTAATGGCAGTTCCCTTACTCTTATTTCGCTTCGGTCTCAATGTTGAGGATGGAGCAACAATTGGCAGCATTACCGTTCTCAGTCTGACAGTTTTGTTGATGCGGCTCTGGCTAGAGGCGATTTACGTCCTTAACGATCTCAACACCTCAATTACGGCCAACCAGCTTTTTAATATTCGTGAAATTAAACGAACATTTCCACTCATTAGTAGTGGAGTTTTGGTGGCGGATGTCATTAGTGGTTTCTCGTTGCCATTTCTCCTGTCTTTTATCAAAGTCGCAGATGTAATCTTGATTGCCTGTTTGGTTATGGCGATCGGAGCAGGTGTCTTATTCTACTTGAGCCAAACTTACAATCAGTTTTTTCCAGAGGCTCCCCGCAGACGCTTAGAGGAAGCTCATCCTGACCAACTTACAGCTCGTCGGCTAAAAGGACCGTTGCGGCGATATGTAGTTTTGCTATTCGCCTTCTTTATGATGGCGCAGGTGCTATTTCTGCTTGTGGATTTCCAATTCCTCAGTCAGCTAGAAAACCAAAATTTATCAGCGCAGGGATTGGTTGGTGGCATTGCTAGCTTTTTAGGCCTCTTTAACGGAGTGCTAGGCGTTTTTGAATTGGCAACGCAGTGGTTTGCCTCTAGCCGCGTGATTGAGCGGATTGGGGTGTTTACTGCGGCCATGGTCTTACCGATCGCCATTATTGTTTTAGGCTCTTTTTCCATGACGGGTCTGGTGCCCCTCTTTGTAGGCTTAGTGATCCTGAAGTTTTTAGATGAGTTGCTGCACTACACCTTATTCACCAGTACCGGGCCTGTCCTCTTTCAAGCCTTACCGGAGAGCGTCCGCAGCGGTCTACAGTCTCTGGTGCGAGGGGTCGCGGAACCGATCGCGACGGGCCTAACTGGACTGAGTATTTTAGGGATTATCTGGTTTTACAAAAATACGGATCTTGCCATCCAGTTACGAGATTGGATCTTTCTGGCCCAAATTATTATTCTGGCAGCCATTTGGCTATTCACGGTTTGGCTGCTGCGTAGCCGCTATGTAGGGCTACTGGTGGTGGGAGCAGAGCGAGGGCAACTCAGCATTTCTGATGTAGATTTGCGGGAGCTGAAGCGAGCTGTCATTGAAACACTCAATCGCCCTGGCACAGAAGCAGATAAGCGCTCTTGTATTGAGTTACTGAGCCAGATTGATCCGCAGAATGTGGGTGATGCGCTAGCTCCCCTGATCGCAAATTTGCCGCCTGCCTTGCAGCGTCAGGGCTTAGAGGCCATGTTGGTGTATCCCAATGAAGCCTATCTCAGTCAGATTAGAGCTTTAATTGAGCAACCTTTGTTCCCCGAAGTGCTGGCAGTAGCGTTGCGCTACATCTGGCTCACAGAACGAGAACCTGATATTCGGCAATTGCGGCCTTATTTGCGCCCAGAAGTTGATCCGGTGGTGCGAGGTACGGCGGCATCTCTCATGTTGCGGCGAGGCACTCCTCGGCAGAAAGCGGAGGCTACCAATACGCTGCGGCAAATGCTGACTCACAAAAAAGAACGCGAACGGGTGATGGGGTGTCGCGCTTTGGGTGAGGCGGTTTATCTCCAAGCGTTGCGGCTTTACATCCCCAACTTGCTGCAAGATGAATCTTTGCGAGTCCGTTGCGCTTTGCTGGAGGCGATCGCGGCCACCCATTTAGATGAGTACTATCCTTCGCTATTACGGGGCTTGCACTACAAATCGACTCGTGAAGCAGCCATGCGAGCCCTAGTTAGGCTTGAGGATGAAGCAATTCCTTTGCTAGTGGATTTAGCCGAGGATAGCCATAAACCAGACTTAGTCCGTATGCAGGCTTGGAGTGCGATCGGTCAGATTGGCACCCACAAGGCTCTAGACGTGCTGGTAGCCCATTTGATGACCGCTTGGGGAGCCACCCGACGTAACGTTCTCAGAATTTTGTTAAAAATTCCCCATGAGCAAGGGATTGATGCCATCTCCGATCGCTTGGGACGGAGTGGGGTAGAAACCCTGATTGATCAAGAAATTTTGTTTATTGGACAGCTCTACGCTGCCTTAGTCGATCTCAATTCTGAGCAGATTTTAGGCGGAGAGGCAGCTTTACTACGTCGGGCATTAGAAGATGTGCATACCGATGCAGTGGAACGCATATTTTTGTTGATGAAGGTGTTGTATCCCTTAGAAGCGATTCAGGCAGCAGCACTCAACCTGCAATCCGCCTCGCCTTCTAGTGTGGCTCAGGGCTTGGAGATTTTGGACAATACTTTGGATATTGCCAATAAACGCGCTTTGTTGAGTGTGCTCGATCGCCGCCCCGAATTGGATAAGCTGCAAAGCCTTTCGGGTATGGTGGTTTATGAACCGATGAGTGCTAGCGATCGCCTGCGCTACTTGTTAGATTTGCGCTATTTTCTACCCGACTGGCCTTTAGCCTGCTGTTTTCATTTAGCGCGTCAGGCTCGCTGGAGTCTCACATCCGAGCAAATTCTAGCTTGTTTGCGCTACCCCACAGGATATGTCCGGGAGGCCGTCCTGACTTATTTGCAGGTTGCATCTCCTAGATCCCTCAAAGAGCTTTTGCCCAAGCTTACTAACGATCCAGATCGACTGGTAGCTGCTCAAGTTCAGCAGATGATGGCAGAATTGGGCTTAGCGACTCCTAAAGCGCAACCCAACGGCTCCAAACCACCGGAGCAGCCTACAAACTTTTCGGATATAGCGGGGTTTGAGACTATTTAA
- the infC gene encoding translation initiation factor IF-3, which yields MSTRAPLIEKKQNRDLPQINERIRFPKIRVIDTDGAQLGILTPREALQIAEEKELDLVLVSDKADPPVCRIMDYGKFKFEQEKKAREAKKKQHTSDVKEVKMRYKIEEHDYNVRINQAERFLKAGDKVKATIMFRGREIQHSDLAETLLMRMAKDLQEIAEVQQFPKKEGRNMMMLLAPKKA from the coding sequence TTGTCAACGAGAGCACCCTTAATCGAAAAAAAACAAAATCGTGATTTACCCCAAATCAACGAGCGTATTCGATTTCCCAAAATTCGGGTCATTGATACTGATGGGGCACAACTAGGTATCCTTACCCCTCGTGAGGCTCTGCAAATTGCAGAGGAGAAAGAGCTGGATTTGGTCCTGGTTAGTGATAAAGCCGATCCTCCGGTCTGCCGGATTATGGATTACGGCAAATTTAAATTTGAACAAGAGAAAAAAGCTAGAGAAGCTAAAAAGAAGCAGCACACTTCCGACGTAAAGGAAGTGAAGATGCGCTACAAAATTGAAGAACACGATTACAACGTCCGCATTAACCAAGCTGAGCGTTTTCTGAAGGCAGGAGACAAGGTCAAAGCGACGATTATGTTTCGGGGCCGGGAGATTCAGCATAGCGACTTGGCTGAAACCCTGCTGATGCGAATGGCAAAAGATTTGCAAGAAATTGCTGAAGTGCAGCAATTCCCCAAGAAAGAAGGACGCAATATGATGATGTTGCTTGCGCCCAAGAAAGCATAG
- a CDS encoding AAA family ATPase: MQEELNILIQAQYPLIYLVTSEEERAEQAVAAIVQARSPQRPQLFIWTMTEGMVGHEQSRSPVQNNTVSPEAAIDWAIRQPSGVFLFKDLHPFKDSPAVTRRLRDAIARFKGTQKTIILMSPVQQVPIELEKEVVVLDFTLPTMAELNQVLSQQLDQLPRNRRITTEAREKLLKAALGLTQDEAEKVYRKALVTAGRLTEAEVDIVLSEKKQLIRRNGILEYIEEDETLDSVGGLEELKRWLKQRSNAFTERAREYGLPQPKGMLILGVPGCGKSLIAKTTSRLWGLPLIRLDMGRVYDGSMVGRSEANLRNALKTAESISPAILFIDEIDKAFAGSTGSADSDGGTSSRIFGSFLTWMQEKTSPVFVMATANRVERLPGEFLRKGRFDEIFFVDLPTKEERKEIFSIHLSKRRREITRFDLDQLATVCEGFSGAEIEQALIAAMYEAFAQEREFTQLDIIAAIKSTLPLSKTMNEQVTALRDWARQRARPAASSVAEYQRLEF, translated from the coding sequence ATGCAAGAAGAGCTCAATATTTTAATTCAAGCTCAATACCCTCTTATCTATCTAGTTACCTCTGAAGAGGAGCGGGCTGAGCAGGCAGTTGCTGCAATTGTTCAAGCTAGATCACCCCAACGGCCTCAGCTGTTTATTTGGACAATGACTGAGGGCATGGTGGGGCACGAGCAGTCCCGTAGCCCAGTTCAAAACAATACTGTTTCTCCAGAAGCAGCGATTGATTGGGCCATTCGACAGCCCTCTGGTGTGTTTCTGTTCAAGGATCTACACCCTTTCAAAGATTCCCCAGCCGTGACACGGCGACTCCGAGATGCGATCGCCCGATTTAAGGGAACTCAAAAAACTATTATTTTGATGTCTCCCGTGCAGCAAGTTCCGATCGAGTTAGAAAAGGAAGTTGTAGTACTCGATTTCACCCTGCCAACGATGGCTGAGTTGAATCAAGTGCTATCCCAACAACTAGACCAACTGCCTCGTAACCGTCGGATTACAACTGAAGCACGAGAAAAACTCCTAAAGGCAGCTCTGGGACTTACCCAAGATGAAGCCGAAAAAGTTTATCGTAAAGCCTTAGTCACAGCAGGTCGCCTAACAGAGGCAGAAGTAGATATCGTCTTATCGGAAAAGAAGCAGCTCATTCGCCGTAATGGCATTCTAGAGTACATCGAAGAAGATGAGACGCTTGATTCTGTCGGCGGTTTGGAAGAACTCAAGCGTTGGCTCAAACAGCGTTCTAACGCTTTCACTGAGCGAGCCAGAGAATATGGCCTACCTCAGCCTAAAGGGATGCTAATTCTAGGAGTTCCAGGTTGTGGTAAGTCACTGATTGCTAAAACCACTTCCAGGCTTTGGGGCTTGCCACTGATTCGTCTAGATATGGGACGAGTTTATGATGGCTCAATGGTAGGCCGCTCGGAGGCGAATCTACGTAACGCCTTAAAGACAGCTGAATCGATCTCTCCAGCAATTTTATTCATCGATGAGATTGATAAGGCATTTGCGGGCAGTACTGGTTCAGCCGATTCTGACGGTGGTACCTCTAGTCGGATTTTTGGTTCCTTCTTGACCTGGATGCAGGAGAAGACCTCTCCAGTATTTGTGATGGCAACTGCCAACCGAGTGGAGCGCTTACCAGGAGAGTTCCTCAGGAAAGGACGTTTCGACGAAATCTTCTTCGTCGATCTGCCGACTAAAGAGGAGCGCAAAGAAATTTTCAGTATTCATTTAAGCAAGCGGCGGCGTGAAATCACTCGGTTTGATCTAGACCAGCTCGCGACTGTTTGCGAAGGTTTTTCGGGGGCAGAAATTGAACAGGCTTTGATTGCCGCAATGTACGAGGCATTTGCCCAAGAGCGTGAGTTTACTCAGCTCGACATTATTGCTGCCATCAAGTCAACATTGCCTCTATCCAAAACAATGAATGAGCAGGTGACAGCCCTAAGAGATTGGGCAAGGCAGCGCGCGCGACCTGCTGCATCTTCCGTCGCAGAGTATCAGCGACTGGAGTTCTAA
- a CDS encoding DUF1257 domain-containing protein: protein MSHFSTLRTKITDAEILKASLRDLGITVKSEADVRGYNGQRVRSDIVAVLEGEYDLGWSRNSDGSFDLIADLWGVAKKHNQTELINSINQKYAVNKTLAEVKRPGLQNANVKLVLQK, encoded by the coding sequence ATGTCTCACTTCAGCACTCTACGCACCAAGATCACTGATGCCGAAATCCTGAAAGCTTCTTTACGTGATTTGGGTATCACGGTCAAATCTGAAGCTGATGTACGTGGCTACAACGGTCAAAGAGTTCGTTCTGACATCGTTGCTGTTCTCGAAGGTGAATACGACCTAGGTTGGTCTCGTAATAGCGATGGTTCTTTCGACCTCATCGCTGACCTCTGGGGCGTTGCTAAGAAGCACAACCAAACCGAACTCATCAACTCCATTAATCAAAAGTACGCAGTTAATAAGACTCTGGCAGAAGTTAAGCGGCCTGGTCTGCAAAATGCCAACGTTAAACTAGTTCTGCAAAAGTAA
- a CDS encoding 3'(2'),5'-bisphosphate nucleotidase CysQ — MPLPSAEQDQKIRQVIRSCGLQVERMAKEQFQVSQKGPDDYVTNVDRALDRELTAAFSTLFPHDGLITEENSQSRQAFGADYSRLWLIDPLDGTEDFIKGKAEFAIMVGLLQEYQPIAGWVYAPMLNQMYYGGCGWGLFQEKPGQESERLEPVEPLPPGPGFCPMIIGTKDQNNFGEAIARLIPDVQFCTLGSFGLKVMEVICGRAGLYVYFNGRVKLWDTTGPLALAKAAGLVCCDLEGQPIRFTPDALDPETLAHKQPILIGWPAYMEPLRPKLQEAIGMVRLQR, encoded by the coding sequence ATGCCCTTGCCTTCTGCTGAACAAGACCAAAAAATTCGCCAAGTGATTCGTAGTTGCGGTTTGCAAGTAGAACGGATGGCGAAAGAGCAGTTCCAAGTTTCTCAAAAGGGTCCGGATGACTACGTAACCAATGTCGATCGCGCTTTAGATCGAGAATTGACAGCAGCTTTCTCAACTTTATTTCCTCACGATGGTCTAATTACTGAGGAAAATTCCCAGTCAAGGCAAGCTTTTGGGGCTGACTACTCGCGGCTTTGGCTGATTGATCCGCTAGACGGCACTGAGGATTTTATTAAAGGCAAAGCAGAGTTCGCCATTATGGTAGGGCTGTTGCAGGAATACCAGCCGATCGCGGGTTGGGTCTATGCGCCAATGCTGAACCAGATGTATTACGGTGGCTGTGGTTGGGGCTTATTCCAAGAAAAACCTGGGCAGGAGAGCGAGCGATTAGAGCCTGTAGAGCCACTTCCCCCTGGGCCTGGATTTTGTCCCATGATCATCGGCACTAAAGACCAAAATAACTTTGGAGAAGCGATCGCTCGGCTAATCCCGGATGTGCAATTTTGCACGCTAGGCAGCTTCGGCCTCAAGGTGATGGAAGTGATTTGTGGCCGCGCTGGTCTTTATGTTTACTTTAATGGTCGGGTCAAGCTTTGGGATACGACCGGGCCTTTGGCTCTGGCAAAAGCAGCAGGGTTAGTTTGTTGCGATCTTGAAGGACAACCGATTCGTTTTACCCCAGACGCACTTGATCCAGAAACGCTGGCCCACAAACAGCCGATTCTGATTGGCTGGCCTGCCTATATGGAGCCGTTACGTCCCAAACTGCAAGAGGCGATCGGAATGGTACGGCTCCAGCGATAG
- a CDS encoding Fe2+-dependent dioxygenase, with protein MMLTIPDVLTSEELNSVVSSLNTADFVDGKATAGWHAKLVKQNTQLKNEANYSQDLKETIKNALRRNTLFQIAVQPRLIHSMLFSRYEVGMSYGSHIDNALMGGQEFLRSDVSLTLFLSPPSSYGGGELVIESVEGETTFKLEAGSAVVYPSSTLHRVNLVTEGVRLVAVAWVQSLVRDPHEREILFDLDVARRALFDKQGKTTEFDLISKSHANLLRKWADV; from the coding sequence ATGATGCTGACCATTCCTGATGTCCTGACGTCAGAAGAGCTAAATTCTGTAGTTTCTAGCCTCAACACAGCCGATTTTGTGGATGGTAAAGCCACGGCGGGTTGGCATGCAAAGTTGGTCAAGCAAAATACGCAACTTAAAAATGAAGCTAACTATAGTCAAGACCTCAAAGAGACAATTAAAAATGCATTGAGGCGCAACACCCTATTTCAAATCGCGGTGCAGCCTAGGCTGATTCACTCGATGCTTTTTAGTCGCTACGAGGTAGGAATGTCCTATGGTAGCCATATCGATAATGCGCTAATGGGAGGTCAGGAGTTTCTGCGTTCGGATGTTTCCTTAACGCTGTTTTTAAGCCCTCCCTCTAGCTACGGTGGCGGTGAGTTAGTCATTGAGAGCGTTGAGGGGGAAACGACATTTAAGTTAGAAGCAGGCTCAGCAGTTGTGTATCCTTCTTCTACCTTGCATCGGGTTAATCTAGTCACCGAAGGTGTGCGATTGGTTGCTGTTGCTTGGGTGCAAAGCTTAGTGCGTGACCCCCACGAACGAGAGATCTTGTTTGACCTGGATGTAGCTCGTCGGGCTTTGTTCGACAAGCAGGGCAAGACGACAGAGTTCGACCTAATTTCCAAAAGCCATGCTAATTTGCTCCGCAAGTGGGCGGATGTCTAA